The Pongo abelii isolate AG06213 chromosome 7, NHGRI_mPonAbe1-v2.0_pri, whole genome shotgun sequence genome contains the following window.
CTATAACTTCTAACTTAGTATTATCTTTGCGAAGTTTTAACGATtaaaagtgtattagtctgttcttgtagtgctataaagaactacctgaggccgggagcggtgactcacacctgcaatcccagcacttcaggaggccaaagtagatggatcacttgaggtcaggagttcaagactagcctggccaacatggtgaaaccccgtctctactaaaaatacaaaaattagctgggtgtggtggcatgtgcctgtagtcccagctacttggaagggtgaggcaggagaatcgcttgaatccaggaggcagaggttgcaatgagctgagatcacaccactgcactccagcctgggtgacagagcgagaccctgtcacacacacacacacacacacacacacacacaaagaactacctgagactgggtaattaataaagaaaagaggtttaattggctcacagttttacaggctatacaggaagcatggctgtggaggcctcaggaaacttaaaatcatggcggaaggtgaagaggCAGGAGGCACgttttacatggctggagcaggaggaagagaaagagcggGAAGGTGCTACGCACTTTTATAAACAACCAGATcatgtgaaaactcactcactattatgagaacagcaagggggaaatccacccccatgatttaatcacctcccaccaggcccctcttgcaacactggggattacaagtcaacatgagatttgggtggggacacagacccaaaccatatcaaaaagcttatttgcaattttacattttgaaaacgATGAGAAGGATTGGTTTGGAATACTCAACAAACTGAGATACCTGTATAGTGCTTTCTATGGTGGGATAGATGTCACCCTAGATAAGCAGATGGTTTTACATAgaacataaataaaaagttttttttgtttaatttgaaCAAGCATGTATTTCTTTTAGTGAGAACTGGAGCAAAATAGAATTAGCACACCAAACCCAATTTTCATCACTGCCATTGCTTAGAAGGACAGTAAGTTTTATAAGTAAGTTGAATTAAAGTTGATTAAAGAAAAATGGTAATTACATAACAGTACAGGTGACCTGCAGATGTGGCAGTAATTTGTAAGTGCTAGTTAAATGACATTGCTACTGCATAATTTAGAAGTCCTGAAACCTTTCTCTTGTGTATTTTAAATCCTAACAGGAAGAAACAGAGGGAGTTATTTAGGATatgccaagaaaaaaagaatcaaacccACCCTCAAAGTCATATTAAAATAGTGTTTACTTCCTGTTACTGATCTCTTTGTAAGACATGTTTATGAGTCAGCTTTGTATTTAACAATTATGTAAATAGTTATCATGTGGGTTTTTACTTTATTAACATATACCTGGGAATAATATCAGCCATTTATTTTTaggacaattttttttcaaatttaaaaaaaaaaaatttttttttttttgagttggaatctttctctgtcgcccaggctggagtgtagtggtgtgatctcggattactacaacctccacaccctggattcaagcaattttcctgcctcagcctcccaagtagttgggactataggcgcccaccaccacgcccggctaatttttgtatttttagaagagacgaggtttcaccatattagccaggctggtcttgaactcctgaccttgtgatttcccctgaccttgtgatccgcctgtctcggcctcccaaagtgctgagattacaggcatgagccacagcacccggcctaaaaaaattttttagcagatggggtctccctctgtcaaccaggctggggtgcagtggcacaatcacagctcactgcagcctcgaactcctgggctcaagagatccttctcagcctccagaggagctagGTCTTTAGGTGCATATACCATGCCcacccaaatatatatatatatatatgtgtgtgtgtgtgtgtgtgtgtgtatatatgtgtgtgtatatatatatgtgtgtatatatatatctattttgagacaaagtcttgctatgttgcccaacctggtctcaaactctgggcctcaagcaatccttccacctcagccttgcaaagtgctgggattacagttatgagccactgcacctggcccaaatttccaaatatagaaaaaaaatgttcaaacttAATAATGGATATAAGTCTGTAGTCCACATAACAAACCAATATGATAATGAGttaggttttgttttgattttgtgttCCTAAAGTTCCCATTCCAGGATCAGGTGGGCCAACTGAACACTAAATTTTGGGGTGTTTATATATAGAGCGTTTGCCATCTGGTTCACAGcactttgtgtttttgtgtatCACTTTACTTAATCTTTGCTTCCACATCTAGACTGTAAACCGTAAGGGAAGAAACcacatctttttcctttttgtatccTCAGTACCAGCAGAATAGCTTGCTAAAGTAGATATACAAATTCCTACTGCAAGTCACTGGGTATATTCATCCAAAActttagaaaaaattttattatggaaaagttCTGTAAACCTTAAGGGAAGAAACcacatctttttcctttttgtcatcCTCAGTACCAGCAGAATAGCTTGCTAAAGTAGATATACAAATTCCTACTGCAAGTCACTGGGTATATTCATCCAAAActttagaaaaaattttattatggaaaagttCAAATGTATGCATTATTGATGCATCATCTGGCACTTTCTAAACTATTTCCTGGGTGTTTAAGATGAAAGCCAGGGAAAGATGTCAGTTACATTTGTGCTTTTTCTTCGCCAATAGCAAAAGCAGAATACAGTACACCATAGGAAAGACACTGTTGTACGAATTACAGAGCAACCAGAGAGAGGAGAGGCTCCTGACCTCCACAGCCAGCATGATGTAGGCAATGATCAACTGGGTGTGGGCCCAGGTGAGGGTTCTATAGAACAGCCTCATCGGCCAGGATCTGATAAACTCATTGGCAAAGGAGTGAATCAGGTAGTCAGCTTCCACCATCACGGCCCAGCAAAGGAAACCAAACACCTGTCCTGGATGGAGTCCATGCCACCAGGCAGAGAAGGCAAACGTCTGCAACAAAGGCCAAGCCCTGCTGTGCTGGAATACAAGCCGTCGGAGCCATTGAGCTGTGCTTTGGTTCCACTTTCTTGCGAACACAGATATCCTGTGGGTTCTTTCCAGGGTCCAGATGTCCGCATCGGGGACATATCCCTCCTCTCCAGGGCTCTGACCAAGCTCAGGCCCAAAGCCCGCTGCGTGGAGGAGGGAGTCGTCCAGGATCCAGTGGGAGTAGTAGGTGAGCTTGAAAAGCCCAGCTGTGGTCCACGCGACATAGATGCACTCGAATTGCTGGCAATCGGTCAGTCCCGCTCCTGCATCCACCACCGTGCTCACTGCCACGTTTAGGCATTCTAGTCCAAGAATCTGCAGACCCCTCCAGCTCAGAGCCCAGAAAGAGTGCCTGGGATACAAAACACTGGACCCTTGAACACGAGCCTGAAATCGCTGGAAGGAGCACAGAGAGCCTCCCAGGAGAGCAGGGAAAAAGAGCAAGTAGCTGAAATAGGGCAGCACCTTACACACATGCTCGGACAAAGAGCTCCTGCTCCTGATGCCTCCAGATGCTGCCTCCACTTTCCCCTCACAAATGTCCAGAGAGAGGGACGTGACCCTCTGGGTCAAGAGCATGAGAGAAGAAAGAGTGATGCAGAACCtgcaagataattttttaaagaacataaaaaCACTCTgtatttattctctctctcttattccAGTCTGTCATACATGATCTCACAGGAAATAGATAGGTCTGTACAGCTAAGATTAATTTCATGGCCTGCAGGACCCCatacaaaataaatcttaaaataaaataaatcaatcttatttatttatttttttgtctcggcctcccaaagtgctgggattacaggcatgagccaccgcccctggcaaTATTTATAGATCTTAAGTATACAGTGGAGCTTAAGTCTAGACTAATATACCCCAAACTTTTAAGAATAGTTACCTCTAGGGAATGAGATTAGCATAAGAAGATCTTTcactttttgctttgtttgaattttttgtaaTGATCATGTGTGTTTTATAAATAagtatatgtatatctgtatgaatatgtgtgtatatttgcatttttttgtttgttttaaagaaaaaaagatgcacaCATTTACACGCATGTTCAACTTGAGAAGCTTCCCAGGGATCTCAGAGATTCATCCCATCTTCCATCCCGAAATCTTCCATCCTGAATAGGAGAATTTGCCTGGGAAATTTTACTTTAACAGCTGAAGACTCTTGAATTAATTCAGAACTACACACTACTCCAATTTGAAAGTTGTgggaataaaaatggaatcatggctgagtgcagtgggttccatcactttgggaggctgacgtgggtggaacccttgagctcaggagttcaaggctgcagtgagctatgattgcaccactgcactccagcctacgcatccaagtgagaccctgtctcaaataaaaaagagaaaaaaaaaaaaagaaaggaaaaagaaaaatgaagtcacttgtgttaaaaagcaaaacaaaacaaaacacttctgaCAAACAGAGCCAGGAAAATGTATGAAGAGAGAGTTCTCAATGCTTGTATGTCTGATAACAAAAACTAccacaaaagactgcaaaaaccacaaccttgcacaaaaACCATTGCAACCCtacacaaaaaaaaatacttttgtgaGGTCACCTGCCCAGCCACTGCCTGCCCAGCCACAAACTGGCATCACCCTTGTCATTGAGCCTGTACTCAAGGATAAtgatttcaaaacaattatgtaatgctccttatttttctcttaaaaaacttTCTCTtaccggctgggtgtggtgactcacgcctgtaatcccagcactttgggaggccaaggcgggtggatcatgaggtcaagagatcgggaccatcctggccgatatggtgaaaccccatctctactaaaaatacaaaaattagctgggtgtggtggtgtgcgcctgtagtcctaggtactcgggaggctgaggcaggagagtcgctggaacctgggaggcggagattgtagtgagccgagattgtgtcactgcattccagcctggtgacagagcaagactccatctcaaaaacaaacaaacaaacaaaaactttgtcttcctttacctacCTGAATACACATATGATGGCACACATATTCCCACTGTAATGCCCAATTCCTAAAtaagtatcattttctttttttatttttttggagacagagtctctctctgtggcacaggctggagtgcagtggtgcaatctcagcccactgcaacctctgctgcctcctgcgttcaagcaattctcctgtctcagcctcctgagtagctggaattacaggtgcacagcaccacgcccagctaatttttgtatttttagtagagatagggtttcaccatgtctgccaggctggtcttgaactcctgatctcaggtgatccacccgcctcagcctcccaaagtgctaggattacaggtgtgagccactgctcccagccataagcatccttttcttttttcttttcttttctcttgttttgtttttcctgagacactgtctcactctatcgcccaggctggagtgcagtggcaccatcttggctcactgcagcctctgcctcccagattcaagtgatcctcctacctctccctcccaagaagctgggacttcagacatgcgctaccacgcctagttaatttttgtgaggtttttttgtagagatggagtttcattaagttggccaggctggtctcaaactcctggcctcagcctcccaaagagctgcgattataggcatgagccaccacgcccagccccatcaTTTTCTTTTAGGGAGCCTCTTTCTATTTGTTATTTAGGGTGACATCAGGCAGGATCAAGTAAATGGGGAAATTAAACATTAGTCAGAGATGCAAATAAGAGAATGATGAGGAACATTGTGGGAAATGTTGATTATAATATTTCCAAGAAAGGCCTACAAAGATTAGGATCAGAGACTTGGGAGAAATTTGCCATAGAGGAAACAAAAACTCGGTAGTGAAGAAAAGATAGGAAGCTGAAGGTTTTAAATACGAACCAGGCCCTGGCTGTAAGACTTTGCCTAATGTGGGATTTGTACTGAGGAATGGATCACAGTGTGTGCTGAGCCATTCGCAATTTGAAATATGGTCTTAGCCAATCACCTGAGCTCTTACTGCTTCACCATCAAAGATCCTGCTGGCAAGATTATTGAGGAGaacaatgaatgaaaatgaagctcggcacagtggctcacgcctgtaatcccagcactttgggaggctgaggtgaggtaggctgatcacttgagcccaggagtttgagaccagcctgggaaacatggcaaaactccgtttctacaaaaaataggaaaattagcccgatgtggtggcgcatgcctgtggtcccagctactgaggaggctgaggtgggaggattgcttgagctggggaggtcaaagctgcagtgagccataagcatgccactgtgctccagcctgggcaacagagtgagaccctgtctcaaaaaaaaaaaaaggaaagaaaattacaatGACACACTCTACAATCAGGAACGCTGTCCTGTGGAGAGAAAACAACAGTCTTCTAACTGCTGCTGTTTCTATCCATGTGTCTGAAGATTTAAGAAAAACTGACCCGCTCACTTGACTGATACTCACTGAAAGCAAGGTAGCCTCCAAATGCCACCAAACCCTGCTCACTCACTCTCTATTATGGGCTGAATGTGCCCCCAAAATTCCTGTGCTTATGGTCTAaccccagtacttcagaatgtgactgtatgtgGAGTTAGTCTTTAAAGATGTGATTacggttaaatgaggtcattaggatgggcGCTAATCTAATATGCACAGAGTCCTTATGAGAACAGACAATTAGGACACAGATACATGCGCAGACAGAGGAGTGACTGTCAAATGGACATAGGGGGACACCGCCACCTGCAAGCCACGAGAATGGCCTCAGAAGAACCCAGCCCTGCTGACGCCATCATCagtgacttccagcctccagaactatgaggaaatgaatttctgttgtttgagccacccagtctgtggcactgTGTGATGGCAGCAGCCCTGCCCGACTAGCAGAGCCCCCCCATTCCAGGTCTGCTCCAGCCTCCCTCACATCCAGCCAGATCCTGTTGCCCTCCCAGCCCCATCAGGCCCCAGCTCCCTACTGAAATCCTgattcactccatcccatttggTACTTCCTACGCCCCACCCACCTGCCATCTTGCCTTTTACTTAGAGCAGCCAACCTGAAGCCTTTGGTGAAaatagtctatttttttttttttttttttttgagacagtgtctccctctgtcacccaggctggagtgcagtgatgcgatctcctatctcagcctcctgagtagctgggattccaattatgcccagctaatttttgtatttttagcagggacggggtttcaccatgttggtcaggctggtcttgaactcctggcctcaagtgatctgcctgcctcagcctcccaaactattgggattacaggagtgagccactgtgcctggctgaaaataGTCTtcacaggaaaattaaaaaaaaaaaaattctgggtatAGTCAGGAGGATGGCAAAGCAAGTGAACCAACCACAGGCTAGAATCAGATAGGTGACCACCTGGAGCATCACAGCCTCTGTGCTCCAAGTGACCCTGAAGCCAGTTGTGATCACCAGAGAGAGCCAGGAACGTGAGATCTCCAGATCACAAAGCAATGTTTCCCCTCATCTCAGGGATCTTGCTGATTCATAACAACACTTCTCTAGACTGTAATTAGCTCTTGATTTCTGTTTTCTAGATGGGGTGCCTACCCTTCTTCAGCAAGATGGGAACAGCTGAGTCTGAAGGAAGAGAAACACTGACACAGCAGCTGCCTCTCCTAGCAGCCGCCATGGGAAGATTGTTACCTGCAAGCGGAGTGTCCACTCAACCCGTGCTGAGGCTGGCAGACTGTGCTGAGTCACTTCCGGGCAGGCCTGCTCTGTGGGCTCTAGGATTCCTGCTTTGCCCTCCCTCTCAGGCACAATGACAACTACTGCTCAGTGCCAGACACTGCACCACGTAGGCAACATGTGGCAGCGATGATTAGTCACAAAATCACATTTATATTCATTCTAAtgaaactgccattgcaaaattataactgagacagtgaaagaagtctaacctaaccaactccatcttgcttctaacctccaagctgtccttgttcattcctgggactcattttgggaggaacttagttaaTAGCTTACAGTTTCAAACAAAGACAATCACAGACCTTgcccaaaacaaacccccttcttgcctggaaactagactgcctttgtaggattaacaaattagccaaaagattagaaattatggtttaggagtcacgcAGCTAGAGAtgacaagattctgaccctcccccaattgctcctggggataacattaCTATTCTAAggcctaagatcagtgcttgagatattttgcagaccctgccctTGACGGATCAGCTGGTACTACCCAGatcgataaactggctcatcttatcttgtggcccccacccaggaactgactcagtgcaagaagacTGTTctgactccctgtgatttcatctccaacccaaCCAGTCAGCACTCTCAACTCACTGGCctccccctacccaccaaattatccttaaaaactcagATCCCCAAATGCTCGGGGAAACTGATTATGATTACTCCAAACGCTTGGAGTAATAATGAAACTGGCCTGTCTCCTGCACAGCCAGCTCcctgtgaattactctttctctactgcaattcccctgtctGTCTAGGCAGGGGagaaggtgaacccattgggtggttacacTAACATTAACAACAATCTTGCAACACAGTATTGTTAGCCCcatatctttttccagaaaaagaaatgagtctGAAAGAGGtaaaatgacttgctcaaggtcacactggTCAAATGTGGAAGAATTAGGACTCCAACCCAACACCCAGGTTCTCTCTGCTACCACTGTGATACAAGCAAACCGCAGGTGGGCTGAGCATGACCAACGAACAGGCTGCTTACCTCACGGAAGGAGGCTCATGCAGATAATACTCAGTGTAGTGCAGACCCAGGTGACACAAGGTCTGCCAGCTCATCTGAAAGCAGAAGGTCCACCTGTGGACTTGCCACGGGGCcagggaacagaagagagccACGGCACAGACAGCAGGGGTGAAGACGAGCATGGCATAGGGACCCATGGCAGCCACGGCCAGGGCACCTCCTCCAGCCAGGAGAAAGAGGTACCTGAAAGAGAAGGGACACCTTGGGGAGAATGACTTAGAACAACACAGCAAAGGAATCACTGCAGATTTCACTCCAGGGACCCGATCTGGTAAGCCCCATGCAACACCTAAAGTAGCCGTGCTGTTTGCACTCTGGGGCCTTCCTTTTGTTCTTCAGAAGAAAAGAATCACGGGAGAAAGAACCAGCGTAAATTTGTAAATTTCCACCTTGgagacaaatcttttttttttttttttttttgagacagggtctctctctgtcacccagggtgagtATAGagttgcaatcatggctcaccacagccttgacctcctggacttaagtgatcctcccacctgggagggactacaggcatgcaccaccatgcttggttagctttttatttttttagagatggggtcttcgtGTGTCgcccagtctcaaactcctggcctcaagcgatcctcctccctcggcctcccaaaatgctacgattgcaggcatgagccacaccccTGACCTGGAGACAAATCTCAATTCCTGCCTTAGTGGCCCTGGAACCTCTCTCTTTGATGCCCACCATTCAAGGGATTCCCACCCAAGGTATTCCACCGCTTGCCCCTGACAGTCCCGGAAGTCTGGCTAGCAAGGACATCTTTGAAATCTCCTGGTACGTCATCTGACTGAAAAGTGCCGTGAATCTAGTGTCAAGGATCTAGAAGAGCGCCCTAGGCATCCTCTCAAGACGAGtgccttccttttcacagggttGTGCTACCCGGAAGTGTTCCAGAGGCTGACAGAGAAAGGAGACTCAACACttccctttgaaaagtgaaaACTCAGAAAAATCTTTATATCCACCCTTCATCCTTACTACCGCACTTTAAGATCTTATGAgttaggattttgttttgttttattaaagtTTATACTTATTaaagtttaggccaggcacagtgactcacacctgtaatctcagcagtttgggaggccaaggagggaagatcacttgaggccagagtttgagaccagcctgggcaatatagcaagatcccatctctaaaaaaaaaaaaaattttaatagccaggcatcatggcctacctgtagtcctagctactcaggagtctgaggtgggaggatcacttgagcccatgagttagAGGCTGCACTTGAGCCATGAtgacaccattacactccagcttaggtaacagtgcaaaatcttgtctctaaaaaaacccaaaaagttgTTACAGTTTATTATATCCTGTCACGAAAAATCTGCACAGTCACCGCAGATGAAGTCATtgcagaatatttcttttttttttttttttttagacagagtctcgctctgttgcctgggctggagtgcagtggtgtgatcttgctcactgcaacctctgtctcccgggttcaagcaattctgcctcagcctctggagtagctgggattacagacacctgccaccatgcccggctaatttttgtatttttagtagagatgggtttttgccatgttggctaggctggtctctaactcctggcctcagtcttAGAcactgtcttgaactcctggtacAGTCTTAGACACTGtacctaaggtgatccgcccactccagcctcccaaagtgctggggttacaggcgtgagccatcgcgcccagccattGCAGAATCTGGACTGTTTTTTGTCAGCACCAACACTGGCTTTTGGGGCCCCCTAACTTTCTTCATTCTGTCCTTGCATtccttttggtgttttcttgACGTCTTTTTCTCTCATCTGGGCTATGTCTTACAAGTTTATGCTTGGGTTCACTTTTCTTTACATAATCCAGGGAATCATAAATCATGCCAGTTATCTTGTTACAACAAAATGGGATCAGAATCTAAATACAAAGACGATCTCCATCTTATATATCATGTCCACGAGATCTTGTACATTTTGGCTAGTTtttcccaaatttctttcttattaCTGTTGCCTTCCCAGAGTGAAGGATGACCGTGACTGTATGTTTCCACCAAAGTCGTCAGTTGATTATGAACTCCTTTGAATGGGTAGCTGCTGTGTCTTTCATGATAGTGGCCAATTTTCAGGTGGCCAGGGAGGAAAAGAGCagtgttttgtcttgtttttgggacagggtccctgttgcccaggctggagtgcagtggcatgatcatgactcactgcagccttgacccccccGGATCAAGaaatcctcgcacctcagcctccctagtagctgggactattgacacgcaccaccatacctggctaatattttttatattttttgtagagatggggattcgtcatgttgcccaggctggtcttgaactcccagac
Protein-coding sequences here:
- the MBOAT4 gene encoding ghrelin O-acyltransferase, coding for MEWLRLFFLHPISFYQGAAFPFALLFNYLCIMDSFSTRARYLFLLAGGGALAVAAMGPYAMLVFTPAVCAVALFCSLAPWQVHRWTFCFQMSWQTLCHLGLHYTEYYLHEPPSVRFCITLSSLMLLTQRVTSLSLDICEGKVEAASGGIRSRSSLSEHVCKVLPYFSYLLFFPALLGGSLCSFQRFQARVQGSSVLYPRHSFWALSWRGLQILGLECLNVAVSTVVDAGAGLTDCQQFECIYVAWTTAGLFKLTYYSHWILDDSLLHAAGFGPELGQSPGEEGYVPDADIWTLERTHRISVFARKWNQSTAQWLRRLVFQHSRAWPLLQTFAFSAWWHGLHPGQVFGFLCWAVMVEADYLIHSFANEFIRSWPMRLFYRTLTWAHTQLIIAYIMLAVEVRSLSSLWLLCNSYNSVFPMVYCILLLLLAKKKHKCN